The Oscarella lobularis chromosome 9, ooOscLobu1.1, whole genome shotgun sequence genome includes a window with the following:
- the LOC136191459 gene encoding coiled-coil domain-containing protein 34-like isoform X1: MNDIDRQLAETQFSLDSLELNNDENDRESMESSKSEYQSSYSKRSSSTSTCTGDTASIGLKTLDEFMPEVLSIGLSPWEKWLVRKSLAEREQKLCMQKQKKVDFDVKEQKRRARNELREKAEVHYLLWKDAKERELRQKRANQRKAVSIDDEKKMREREKIASKSEESFDRWIMEKEQERRMLARKELEARRRDEEQLYQRKLDNERAFNDWLVEKRLQDLNPLDAYYNPDPWQFPMPKEKRSKDKKSREKRTKKIYLPPSPPHLFKGRKTSKVPGSSWG; encoded by the exons atgaatgatatTGATAGACAATTGGCGGAGACTCAATTCTCGTTGGATTCGTTAGAAC TCAACAATGACGAGAACGATAGAGAGTCTATGGAGTCGTCAAAATCAGAG TATCAGTCTTCTTATTCCAAACGAAGTTCTAGCACTAGCACTTGTACTGGAGACACTGCATCAATAGGATTAAAAACGTTGGACGAATTTATGCCTGAAG TCCTTTCTATAGGTCTTTCGCCGTGGGAAAAGTGGTTGGTGCGAAAATCGTTGGCCGAAAGGGAACAGAAACTTTGCATGCAGAAACAGAAG AaagtcgatttcgacgtgaAGGAGCAAAAGAGGCGAGCTCGCAACGAGttgagagaaaaggcggAAGTCCATTATCTATTGTGGAAGGATGCGAAAGAAAGGGAGCTTAGACAAAAGCGAGCCAATCAGAGGAAAGCGGTTTCgatagacgacgaaaagaagatgCGAGAACGCGAAAAGATCGCCTCGAAATCCGAGGAATCGTTCGATCGTTGGATAATGGAAAAAGAGCAAGAACGAAGAATGCTTGCTAGGAAGGAACTCgaagcgagaagacgcgAT GAAGAGCAACTGTACCAGCGAAAGCTTGATAACGAGAGAGCGTTCAACGACTGGCTCGTCGAGAAGAGACTTCAAGATTTGAATCCTTTGGACGCCTATTACAATCCCGATCCGTGGCAGTTTCCTATgccgaaagagaaacgaagcAAAGACAAGAAGAG cagagaaaagagaacgaaaaagatCTATCTTCCGCCGTCTCCGCCCCATCTATTCAAAGGTAGAAAGACCTCTAAAGTACCGGGCTCTAGTTGGGGCTAG
- the LOC136191459 gene encoding coiled-coil domain-containing protein 34-like isoform X2, with the protein MNDIDRQLAETQFSLDSLELNNDENDRESMESSKSEYQSSYSKRSSSTSTCTGDTASIGLKTLDEFMPEVLSIGLSPWEKWLVRKSLAEREQKLCMQKQKKVDFDVKEQKRRARNELREKAEVHYLLWKDAKERELRQKRANQRKAVSIDDEKKMREREKIASKSEESFDRWIMEKEQERRMLARKELEARRRDEEQLYQRKLDNERAFNDWLVEKRLQDLNPLDAYYNPDPWQFPMPKEKRSKDKKREKRTKKIYLPPSPPHLFKGRKTSKVPGSSWG; encoded by the exons atgaatgatatTGATAGACAATTGGCGGAGACTCAATTCTCGTTGGATTCGTTAGAAC TCAACAATGACGAGAACGATAGAGAGTCTATGGAGTCGTCAAAATCAGAG TATCAGTCTTCTTATTCCAAACGAAGTTCTAGCACTAGCACTTGTACTGGAGACACTGCATCAATAGGATTAAAAACGTTGGACGAATTTATGCCTGAAG TCCTTTCTATAGGTCTTTCGCCGTGGGAAAAGTGGTTGGTGCGAAAATCGTTGGCCGAAAGGGAACAGAAACTTTGCATGCAGAAACAGAAG AaagtcgatttcgacgtgaAGGAGCAAAAGAGGCGAGCTCGCAACGAGttgagagaaaaggcggAAGTCCATTATCTATTGTGGAAGGATGCGAAAGAAAGGGAGCTTAGACAAAAGCGAGCCAATCAGAGGAAAGCGGTTTCgatagacgacgaaaagaagatgCGAGAACGCGAAAAGATCGCCTCGAAATCCGAGGAATCGTTCGATCGTTGGATAATGGAAAAAGAGCAAGAACGAAGAATGCTTGCTAGGAAGGAACTCgaagcgagaagacgcgAT GAAGAGCAACTGTACCAGCGAAAGCTTGATAACGAGAGAGCGTTCAACGACTGGCTCGTCGAGAAGAGACTTCAAGATTTGAATCCTTTGGACGCCTATTACAATCCCGATCCGTGGCAGTTTCCTATgccgaaagagaaacgaagcAAAGACAAGAAGAG agaaaagagaacgaaaaagatCTATCTTCCGCCGTCTCCGCCCCATCTATTCAAAGGTAGAAAGACCTCTAAAGTACCGGGCTCTAGTTGGGGCTAG
- the LOC136191459 gene encoding coiled-coil domain-containing protein 34-like isoform X3 → MNDIDRQLAETQFSLDSLELNNDENDRESMESSKSEYQSSYSKRSSSTSTCTGDTASIGLKTLDEFMPEGLSPWEKWLVRKSLAEREQKLCMQKQKKVDFDVKEQKRRARNELREKAEVHYLLWKDAKERELRQKRANQRKAVSIDDEKKMREREKIASKSEESFDRWIMEKEQERRMLARKELEARRRDEEQLYQRKLDNERAFNDWLVEKRLQDLNPLDAYYNPDPWQFPMPKEKRSKDKKSREKRTKKIYLPPSPPHLFKGRKTSKVPGSSWG, encoded by the exons atgaatgatatTGATAGACAATTGGCGGAGACTCAATTCTCGTTGGATTCGTTAGAAC TCAACAATGACGAGAACGATAGAGAGTCTATGGAGTCGTCAAAATCAGAG TATCAGTCTTCTTATTCCAAACGAAGTTCTAGCACTAGCACTTGTACTGGAGACACTGCATCAATAGGATTAAAAACGTTGGACGAATTTATGCCTGAAG GTCTTTCGCCGTGGGAAAAGTGGTTGGTGCGAAAATCGTTGGCCGAAAGGGAACAGAAACTTTGCATGCAGAAACAGAAG AaagtcgatttcgacgtgaAGGAGCAAAAGAGGCGAGCTCGCAACGAGttgagagaaaaggcggAAGTCCATTATCTATTGTGGAAGGATGCGAAAGAAAGGGAGCTTAGACAAAAGCGAGCCAATCAGAGGAAAGCGGTTTCgatagacgacgaaaagaagatgCGAGAACGCGAAAAGATCGCCTCGAAATCCGAGGAATCGTTCGATCGTTGGATAATGGAAAAAGAGCAAGAACGAAGAATGCTTGCTAGGAAGGAACTCgaagcgagaagacgcgAT GAAGAGCAACTGTACCAGCGAAAGCTTGATAACGAGAGAGCGTTCAACGACTGGCTCGTCGAGAAGAGACTTCAAGATTTGAATCCTTTGGACGCCTATTACAATCCCGATCCGTGGCAGTTTCCTATgccgaaagagaaacgaagcAAAGACAAGAAGAG cagagaaaagagaacgaaaaagatCTATCTTCCGCCGTCTCCGCCCCATCTATTCAAAGGTAGAAAGACCTCTAAAGTACCGGGCTCTAGTTGGGGCTAG